caccattcccggctctctttgtttattttaagcaattttcAGACACCTCAGCCAACTATCAATAATATATTAGTTTTTCAGAACTAAAAACTTAGAGGATCTCCCCCTAAAAGCCAATTGTTAATGCCAAATATTTGATTGATATATTTCTTCTGGAAGAAGAGATGTGAAAAGTTTATCCATCAAAACTTTTGTCATCTTCCCATCCACTGAATGTTTTATCTGTAAATAATGCTATAATCATATTGGAAAGTATTTCCCTTCTGGGGATACATGAAGATCAGGAATcctatttgttttttaacaagatggcatttttaaaaactactttggaCAACACTAAACATTAGAGGTGACCATTTGTCtctctattttattatataacttGGGCTCACTTTGTAGAgcaacataaatacataaattaaaacatgaaaactaGATCCTTCCCTATTTGACAGATACTCTCCTAATTCACATAAATTATTCTTTCTCTATTATTAGCACCATTACAGACCATTTTACTTTTGGCCACAGGACAAAAATACATGCTCATTAGTTTGATCAGCTTTGGGGCTGGTCATTATAAGAGTATCTGTCAAATAGGGAAGGATCTAGTTGTATTGTAATTGGTTTTGCTCCTATGCCCTGTGATCTCATGATAGATGTATTTAACAAACATAATTAAGAGAGACAACTGAGGGATACTATTTCAAAGTTCTTGTCTAGCATAGGGCTAAACGAACATAATGTCCTATCCAATCATGTCACTTTTCTTGTTAGTTATTAGCAAggaacatgtttattttatattttgtaattttaatataaagtagaaaaagtattatattatttttttggcAGGGCCTTTCTTAGGGTCCAAAAACTTTATCAGTGGGATTCAGTTCTCCGGGTTTGAAATACTTTGTTTCATATCTTCATTTGACAATTTTACTATGTAAAATCATTTCAGATTCTCAACCTCCTCTCCATAAGATATGCCCTATATCTATACAGAAAAGGGCTATAGCAGCTTTTCttgaatttactaaaaataagatctgaagaaaatgaagcgataaacatttattgaaagtcTATAAGGGTTTCTACATTGTGAAGGAGACAGAAATATAAGACATGTCTCCTGTTTTTAGGTTGCTTATAATTAAAGAGATGTTAAAGTATTTGGATGAATTAAAAAATGGCACATGTCAGCTTACAGAGATATGCTGGAGactgtgaaaatgaaaaaaaaacacatgtttagaATAGACACTGTTTCATGGATTAGGTAGGTTTTCACCTGGACTTGAAATgtatataagattttttttttttgagacggagtttcgcttttgttgcccagattggagtacaatggcgcaatcttggctcactgcagcctcgcctcccaggttcaagtgattctcctgcctcagcctcctgattagctgggattacaggcaggggccaccatacctggttaattttgtatttttagtagagactgggtttctctgtttgtcaggctggtctcaaactcccgacctgaggtgatccgtctgcctcggcctcccaaagttctggcattacaggtgtgagccatatataagattttaaaaggaagagagaaaataagatgCTGTTTGTATTAGAATTACACGGGTAAATTTGTAAATTTAGTTCTTTTCAAAGAACATTAATTGAGCACCTGTGCTAAGCTCCATACTGGGTGCTATAGATTACAGGAACTAACTTCATAGTCTATTGCTAAAGTATTTCTGTGTATCCTAAAAAGGTAAATCTCTTGTGAGGAAACAAATCCCTTGAAGGAGTTCTCATAACAGAAGCCCCATTTCCTTGGTGATATAAAAAGGGgctgtttttttctcaaaatgtgaTATAGTTCCAGAAGTAATTGGGAAAGCTTAACTTTGTTGCATACTCATCTTCCCTATCATTGTTGATTTCCTATATGGCCTAGTTACACGTGCTTATCTGTGTTTGATAGCTAAAGGGCGGTGCTACATGTAAGGCTGCCAACTAAGGTGTTATCCGATGATGATATATTGTTGCATTTCatgacaacagcaacaacaacaataatatacTTATTAGTCACTGTGCAAATtgctttacatacattttctcatGTAATCATAATAATAACCCTAAGAGTGTTGCTTACTATTGTTTTccttaattaaaatgaataaaatgaagctTAGGTTAAGTAACATGTCCGTAGCTACACGGTTAGTCATTGGCAGGGGTGTGACTGACTACAAAGTCTGTGTTTCTAATTACTGTGTTCTTCTACTTTTTAATAGGGAGTTCTTGAAAGTCCAAGGAAAGGAATGCATAATGGTGTGGTCAAGGCATTAGCATTAATATTTGTAGAAAGGGTAATTAACAACAGTCTGAGCAATCACATTCTAACAACTAGTAAAGTTGGCAGAAGCCTGGGTATAATAGTGTGACGAACAAAATCATTATAGTGCCAAATAGAGTATACCATCTCTTTAGTACAATATCTTTCAAAAGGAGGCTGATTGTGTTGGCTTTATGTTTGCCTCCTCAATAATTAAGGCAGCAAATATTAGTTGGAGCTTCCAATACCTAACGGGCCTAAAACAGCAAAATGGACAACCTGGCATGTGTCCTTGCTGGAAGATGACAAGAGTGCTGAAAGGAGAATCCAGGTTTTTCTCCTGAGACATGATACTTGGGGGCTTCCATTAAAAAGTCACCAAGTCTCtgtcactgcaatctcttcctTAAGTGCCTATGATCTTTTCACAGTCACAGGTCTATGCCTGATCAACACCCAGTGGCCAAGTCTCTCAGCTGTGGGCAGAGATGGCAGCGACTTGGAGGGCTGGGGGCAGATGACAGGAGGAAAGATCATTTTTTCTGACAACTTACAACTTGATTCCACTTATAAGCCAtctattttcagaaataagtAATGGGTGAGGACATAGGCCAGGTCCACAATTTGTGCACTTGAGAGATTAAGGCCTCACAGATCAAATTGCCACAGCAAACTGAGATAGAATTATTGCAGGGATGTTTggggaggatgcagagaaaggaggaagaaggcagAGACCCAAGAAAGGAGACAGGAATAGATTTTGATGAAAATTACTTCCTACTCTGTACCCTTGAGGGAACAAAGAGGACAAATAAGAAGCGGAGTGATAGGAGGAAGCTGGGTGTTTCTCCGGAATAAAACTGGGTAGGTAGTGGAGCATTGTTAGTGAGTGTGCTAGGGATTAGGGATGTGCTAGTTCAGCCTTTGAACTCTGGGGGTCAGGATCACAACCTTGGCTCCTTTAACCATCCCCTCTAGGAGGGAAGCATGCCAAATGTCAGGTCTCACTCTGACTTTGTTCCACTCCATAGCTAGAAAATGACCCATACAGGAAGATACACGGATGAGAGGATACTGGgagatgaggaagagaaagacatTTTAGTGAGTGCTTTTTGCACATGAGCCAATAGATTTCAAATTCCTGTGGAAGAAATGTGAGGACTTGGGAAGAGTGAATATTCATTGCCTCTGAGCAGCAGAGGCAATGACACTGCTTGGAAAGATTTTCTCTGATCCTTCTGCCTTCTCCTTTACTGAACTGAATTTGTTGTCTCTTCGTTGCCTCTGTTGCAGTACAAGAGGAATCTTAGGGGCACAGAAGAGCAGAAGTCTAAGGAGTCTTATATTTAAGGAAGAGAAGCTGCAGCCATTGAAATTGCTGGTTATTGTAAGATAAATCCCAGACTTCCACGTTTTGCTTAACgacagcagattttttttttttttttttttaactgcaaagCATTAATGGAATCCAAATTCCAGCCTGGCTTAGGAGATCAACAGTAACTCTCTTGATTTAATGGTTTTGCAGACTCTTGAAGACATTGTtatccattaaagaaaaaattttaaatcactcTTGAAAGAAAACGTCTTGTATGATAAATGAAAAAGATTTGAAGCAAGATTCGAAAAAGCTTGAGGGAAGAATCTCTTTAAACATTTTACCAGATTTTCTCCACTACCGTCAAAATGGATCAAATAACAGATTTGCCTACAGCTTCATggagtttttttaaaatagagcattttaaatattcaaatattggTTATTTGCCAAGGCACACACTGAAAGTAAGGGCCACTTGGCCGGGAGCAGAATTGAATCTTGGATTCCAGGTTGCTGGTTTTAGGCTTGCTCCTGGAAAGAGGGCAGCGTTTGCCATTCCCCTCCTTTTGCCCCAGGAGTTGAGCACTTTCTGCAGTACTTAAGAGTGTCCAGGGAAGATGTAGGGGTCAGGTGAATAGTTCCCACCGCCAATAACCCCAGAGCGCCGCCCCCCTGCgttgtttcctttttatgttaGAGCCGCCGCCCGGGTGCCCCTCCGTTTATTTTCCTGAATTGCGCTTGGAAATCTTTTCTTCTGGGGAGCTGATGGCCAGACTTCTAGGGACTTGACTGCTTTTCCCAGACTAATCTCCTTAAAGACCCGTTAAGCAGGCGAGAGACCGTGGAGACTGGATGAACaggacagtgggggtagggagaaAGGGAGTGGCCGTGTTCCTGCGGTCCGCTGGGATCCAGCAGGTCCAGGATGAAGGAGATGGGGTTGGAGAGGCTGAGCAGTCCGGGCTCGCTGTCTGCCACTACGGCACGGAATCAGAGCCTGACTTACTGagccctcctccccctcctcctcccccacccctccgTCTCCCCTTCtgcttccttttccctccccctGGAGCGGTAGCGGCTGCAGCAGCAGGAAGCCAAGCCGGGTTGAACGACTCGGAGGCGAGCGGAGGAGCTGGAATATGAGGAGTCAGCGAGGGCGGCGGGGCCAGGAGCCCTTGGGAGGGCCTACGGAGGGAGCGGCTCCATGCGTTTGCTAGCGCGTGAGCGGTGGGGGAGCGGGCGCAGGGTGGCACGAGCGGAGGCGGGGCCCGGGCGTGGAGCACGGCTGGGGAAGCTGCCGCCTCCGGCCCTGCCCGGCTGCCTCCGCCGCGGCCAGTGGCTATGGAGCAGGCGGGCACCAGACCTGCGGCGACAGAGCATCCACGGCTCCGGCGGCCCATGCCCTGGCTGCTGCTACTGCCTCttctcctcctgctgctgctagCGGGCCCAGTGGCCTCCCAGCTGCGATACTCGGTGCCAGAGGAGCAGGCACCCGGCGCGCTCGTGGGCAACGTGGCTCGCGCGCTGGGGCTTGAGTTGCGGCGCTTGGGGCCGGGTTGTTTGCGCATCAACCATCTGGGTGCGCCCAGTCCGCGCTACCTGGAGCTGGACCTGACGAGTGGAGCGCTCTTCGTCAATGAGCGCATTGATCGGGAGGCGCTGTGTGAGCAGCGGCCTCGCTGCCTGCTCAGCTTGGAAGTGCTGGCGCACAATCCCGTGGCGGTGAGCGCCGTTGAGGTGGAAATATTGGACATCAACGACAACTCACCGCGTTTCCCGCGGCCCAACTACCAGCTTCAGGTAAGCGAATCGGTGGCGCCTGGAGCGCGCTTTCACATAGAGAGTGCGCAGGACCCCGACGTGGGCGCCAACTCGGTGCAGACCTACGAGCTCAGCCCCAGCGAGCACTTCGAGCTGGACCTTAAGCCCCTGCAGGAGAACAGTAAAGTGCTTGAGCTGGTGCTACGTAAGGGCCTAGACCGGGAGCAGGCAGCCTTGCACCACTTGGTTCTCACAGCCGTGGATGGGGGCATCCCAGCCCGCTCGGGTACGGCACAGATCTCTGTGCGTGTCCTGGACACTAACGACAACTCTCCTGCCTTCGACCAGTCCACTTATCGCGTCCAGCTACGGGAGGACTCACCCCCAGGCACATTGGTGGTGAAGCTGAATGCCTCAGACCCAGATGAGGGCTCCAATGGTGAGCTCAGGTACTCCTTGAGCAGCTACACGTCGGACCGGGAGAGACAGCTCTTCAGCATAGATGCCAGTACTGGGGAAGTGCGAGTAATTGGGGGGCTGGATTATGAGGAAGCCTCCTCCTACCAGATCTATGTGCAGGCGACTGACCGGGGTCCAGTGCCCATGGCAGGTCACTGCAAGGTGCTGGTGGACATCGTGGACGTGAATGACAATGCCCCAGAGGTGGTGCTCACAGACCTGTATAGTCCTGTGCCTGAGAATGCTACACCCAACACCATTGTGGCCGTTCTCAGTGTCAATGACCAAGACTCAGGCCCCAACCGGAAAGTGAGCCTGGGTCTGGAGGCCACACTGCCTTTCCGACTGAATGGCTTTGGAAACTCTTATACCCTGGTGGTGAGTGGCCCGCTAGACCGAGAGCGGGTGGCTGCCTATAACATCACAGTGACAGCCACTGATGGGGGAATACCACAGCTTACATCCCAGCGGACACTTAAGGTTGAGATTTCTGACATCAATGATAATCCACCAAGCTTCCTGGAGGACTCCTATTCCATCTATATCCAGGAGAACAATTTGCCAGGTGTGTTGCTCCGTACTGTGCAAGCCACAGACCCAGATGAAAAGGAGAATGCAGAGGTGACCTACTCCCTTCTGGAGAGGGAGATTCAAGGGCTGCCAGTCACCTCCTATGTCTCCATTAACAGTGCCAGTGGCAGCCTTTATGCTGTCAACTCCTTTGACTATGAGAAGTTTCGGGAGTTCTTTGTGACTGTGGAGGCTCAGGACAAGGGGAGCCCACCACTGAGCAGCACTGTGACTGCCAACGTGTATGTGGTGGACATGAATGACCATGCCCCTCACATTCTGTACCCTACCTCAACCAATTCATCAGCAGCCTTTGAGCTGGTGCCTCGAACTGCCCCTGCTGGCTACCTGGTCACCAAAGTCATAGCCATGGACTCAGACTCTGGGCAAAATGCTTGGCTTTTTTACCATCTAGCCCAGACTTCTGACCTGGACCTCTTTAAAGTAGAGCTGCACACAGGAGAAATTAGGACTACCAGGAAGATAGGAGATGAGAGTGGTACCACTTTCAACCTGACCGTGGTGGTCCGGGATAATGGAGAGCCATCACTATCAGCCTCTGTGGCCATTACCGTAGCTGTGGTGGATAGGGTTTCCAAAATCCTCCCTGACACTCAGAGACATGTTAAGAGCCCTCGGACATACTCTGAAATTACCCTTTATCTAATAATAGCATTAAGCACAgtgtcttttatatttcttttgacaatCATCATTTTGAGCATCATCAAGTGTTACCACTACACTGCATATGGCACTGCATGCTGTGGAGGCTTCTGTGGAGTAAGGGAGAGGTCCCCTGCAGAACTTTACAAACAGGCCAACAACAATATTGATGCCAGGATACCACATGGCCTCAAAGTGCAGCCTCACTTCATTGAAGTTCGAGGGAATGGCTCCCTCACCAAGACCTACTGCTACAAGGCCTGTCTGACAGCAGGCTCAGGGAGTGACACTTTCATGTTTTACAATACAGGGGCCCAGACAGGACCAGGGCCCTCGGGAGCCCAAGCATCAGTGACTGACAGCAGGAACCTCACAGGCCAAAGTGGTCAGAGTGCTGGGAACCTGATTATTCTCAAAAACGAGGCTGTTCCTCAAAATGAGGTGAGATAATGGTCAGGGGTCTTCTACAAACTCATGCTTGTGCCACACATCCCCCAATATCCTGTGGTAGGCCTTATTGAGTCATTAACAGTGACAAGAGTTATTTGATAAActgagtatacatatatatatatatagtatccaAAATTTGATCATAATCTGCTGTTTCCTCTCTAGAAAAATAGCactaaagaattatttttcatttttagagacatGAAGACTTGTCCATAACATTGTTTGAGAAGTGAGGATTAGTCTTCATATTTAATGCTAAGAGACAGATTTGTAGAGTAGTAGAACAGGCCTTGGAATAAGGATTATGTTTTAGGGAGTAATGTTATGAGACTCAAGGAGAAATGGCCTCTGCTGTATCATCTAcagggaaatttttcttttgaattcctATAGGAGTGATGTTTCTTAAAAACCCCTGAGACCTCTGGGGCTATCATAGTCACCACTATATGCTGTTTATACTCTGTTTATACTCTGGACTGTCTATCATGGAAATTATCTAATTAATATTTATGGTAATTGCACTGAACCTATGTGATAGAATCCTCTGGAAATTCATGTCACAGGTAATAAAGCTGTAGTAGTTAGATATCATACTGAAGCTAAAGTTTGCTTTGGCTGTACAATGTGGCAACTCTTCTGTAGGGGGCTGTCAGAGGGGGTGGATGATGGTAAGGCAGAGAGATTAAGTACCAATTTGTTTGGCTGGGCCAGGGAGGTATTAGAATGAGTGGCTTAGGGGTGTGGGGGGATGATGAACACCAGGACAAGCTGGGattgggaggaagagaagggaaaaagaattTTTCCAATAGCCACCTTTCTTGGTATACTCTGAATTCATTGTAAGAGGATTTCCCTGCATTTAGCTTAAATGCAGTCTGTAATCTTCTGATTTTCTGTTGACAGTTCCTATGGTTTTGATGAGATGTAAAGTAGCCTTTTCAAGGCCTTCATGTCTTTAAGTTTAATGACAGTGCTTCTGAAAGATACATTCATTTTCTAGATCTAAAATTTGATTTGCAATAGCTTCAAAAGTCTGGCTTGGAAACCCTACAGTAAGGTGTACCAGCAGGTGTTAGTATATACACTAGTTTTGAGTTTTAAGTAGGTATAAGGCCAGCTTGTTCATTATGAAGAATGTACATAAATGATTAGAAAGTACATGAAtatgtgggtgtgtttgtgttgtgtgttTGTCTCTATATGTATGCTTGAAAAATAGAGGTATGGTTTGTGATACTTAAAACTTGGATTTCAAAAGCCAAAATTTTGTGTCATAAATAGTGATGAATTGTTATCTttccaaataattattttgtagaaagGGCTTTTAGAACTACCTACACAATGTTTGAACAATATTTGTCTCTCTCCTAttttttgcaatatatttttattgacatattgctgtatttttagtaatgtcCATATTGTCACATTTCAAGTTCATGATAATCTTGAGGAATGTAATGCACAGGCACAAAAGTTCCCATTCTTGATTGAGAGCAAATTTTCTCATGGACATTTCAGatagatttattcatttatcaaaagTCCTGATGTTAGTCAATGCCGAATAACCACAGGAGGCAGATtgcagattaagaaaaaaaggtgTAGGGGTGGGGGGAATCAAAGAGTTTTCAGAATTCTTTAGATCGTAGCATTTGAAAGCATGTAAAAGGGTTTAACTTTCAATAAGGTTGCTGTAGGCATTTGCTTAACAAATTCCTGTGAAGCCCTTTGGGACTGGGGTGGGCTGCAGGTGGTGAAGAGGCATGAACAACTCAGGCCAGGCTCAGCTTTGCCGCCAGCTGTGAGCCAGAAGCTCAGAGGAATCACACTGTTACCCTCCCTCTCCTGACTCGAAGCTTGGGGCAATTTGATACATAAACTATTTCTGTCTTACACTGACCTGTATGTTAATATGTACTTTGGTACACAAATGTTTAATCTAGGGAGAAAATTATGTCAGAAAGTGCTTACTTTTGGAAGATTTTGTCGGGAGAGTACATGATTTTAATAAAGGCAAATTTCTGCCAGGTACTTTTGGAAATCCAGTGAGGAGCAGCAAGATCTACAGCTTCAGAAATTTTTGCAATTATAGGGAGAGAGTGAGTCACATTGTTATAGTATGCCAAGATGGGAACAAAAGTCACTCAATTCTGAAAGTCATTACCAGATCAACCTGTTAAATTCCCATgctggggtttcttttttttttcctacctagTTACTACAGATGGCAGGAAAGTCCTGGGGTACAATTAATACCATGGCCTACATTAAAAGTAGATGGGAATTAGAGAGGAAGAGTTAGGGAATTTGTACTCACTAACCACCCTGCTACATAGATACATGTATATCACATATTTATGTTCACATATATCTCATATTATTGAGTCCTGACTATTATTCAAGATTATTCAATATATTGAATATTATAATATTGAATATATGTTATTTCATTACCTGCAAGTCatgcattaaacaaatatttgttaacatcTATCATATGAGGAAATAAGCTCAGGGAGTTTAGGTAATATACACAGTCACATTGCTAATGTTATTTTAAGTGGTATCCATCTGACTCCAAAAACTTTTTTCAGTAGACAGAAGTTCCAATGTTTATATTCCCTTTGATATGGGATATTCAGGCATTTAAGCTATCACTAATTCACCTAGTCATATGTATTAACTGCTTTTGGAAAAAGAGTAATTCCTTGCATAGAAGCAGGTAACAAATGGGAATACCAGCGAgttactactattttttttttttttgaaatggagtattattttgtctcccaggctggagtacaatggcatgaatatggcttactgcagcctcgacctcctgggctcaagcaatcctcccacctcagcctcccgagtagcttggaccataggtgtgtgctaccatgtccgcctagtttttttttttttaagatatagggtctcactatgttacacATGCTGtaaatatgtttgtatttgtttatttccttcactATTGGCAAAGCCTGTTAAgatcttttatttctgttatttcactctttttctcttgttgcttatTAAACATAAGAATTTAACTCCGGACTCTAATCTGTTAGTAGATTTTACCCCACAGTGAGCTTATTTCATGAATCACTGGTGCGGCGAGGATTCTGAGGTAACTATTTTGCAATGGGGCAGAATTTCTCTTTGGAAATTTTGAACTTGATACTGAGTGTGGTTGGCACTCCCTTCAGAGTCTCCATAATAAGAAACCAAATCTTAAGGTAGATTCTGTGCATTTGTGATCCTGGCATTGTGATTGCTAATGAGTCACTTTGAGTATTCTGGTAGATTTGTCCAACAGCGTCTCAGTAGGCTCAGTTGGCACAATGTGTTACAAAAGACTGACAGAGATGCGTTAAGTTTGCATTcacttccatttattttaaagcaatttgtAGTCACCAAACCTTCAGATATTTCTGCCACTATGTGTGCATATTCACCCCAATTCCAGTTATAGTGAACTGAAagagttaatttttctttcagtggCACCTATTTTTATTTCCCCCAGCACTGACTTTTTTACCTGGTGACTCTATCCTGGAACAGAGTTTACACTCAGCATAAAGTGACATGGTAGtgaatttataaaaattgcaGAATGATCAGAATAGACTAAGAATAGACTAATATCTATGAACTTTCACTCCAGTTTTTCATCCTCTGATAGTcactttatagtgactgtggctgttttattttgcaaatttcATATTGGTTATAGGACTGTTCTTCTGAGTAAAAGTTTATCTTCTTTGGTCTGataatacaataatttatttaaattatctccttctttgatttttctatgtATTGCTGAGCCAGATGGAATTATGGCTGagctcttctctgtctctttatctTGTACACATTCTGACTGAAGAAGAAATCTATTTATTGTAGCTTGAACGTCAT
This Callithrix jacchus isolate 240 chromosome 2, calJac240_pri, whole genome shotgun sequence DNA region includes the following protein-coding sequences:
- the LOC100398424 gene encoding protocadherin alpha-C2 isoform X7 gives rise to the protein MEQAGTRPAATEHPRLRRPMPWLLLLPLLLLLLLAGPVASQLRYSVPEEQAPGALVGNVARALGLELRRLGPGCLRINHLGAPSPRYLELDLTSGALFVNERIDREALCEQRPRCLLSLEVLAHNPVAVSAVEVEILDINDNSPRFPRPNYQLQVSESVAPGARFHIESAQDPDVGANSVQTYELSPSEHFELDLKPLQENSKVLELVLRKGLDREQAALHHLVLTAVDGGIPARSGTAQISVRVLDTNDNSPAFDQSTYRVQLREDSPPGTLVVKLNASDPDEGSNGELRYSLSSYTSDRERQLFSIDASTGEVRVIGGLDYEEASSYQIYVQATDRGPVPMAGHCKVLVDIVDVNDNAPEVVLTDLYSPVPENATPNTIVAVLSVNDQDSGPNRKVSLGLEATLPFRLNGFGNSYTLVVSGPLDRERVAAYNITVTATDGGIPQLTSQRTLKVEISDINDNPPSFLEDSYSIYIQENNLPGVLLRTVQATDPDEKENAEVTYSLLEREIQGLPVTSYVSINSASGSLYAVNSFDYEKFREFFVTVEAQDKGSPPLSSTVTANVYVVDMNDHAPHILYPTSTNSSAAFELVPRTAPAGYLVTKVIAMDSDSGQNAWLFYHLAQTSDLDLFKVELHTGEIRTTRKIGDESGTTFNLTVVVRDNGEPSLSASVAITVAVVDRVSKILPDTQRHVKSPRTYSEITLYLIIALSTVSFIFLLTIIILSIIKCYHYTAYGTACCGGFCGVRERSPAELYKQANNNIDARIPHGLKVQPHFIEVRGNGSLTKTYCYKACLTAGSGSDTFMFYNTGAQTGPGPSGAQASVTDSRNLTGQSGQSAGNLIILKNEAVPQNEPRQPNPDWRYSASLRAGMHSSVHLEEAGILRAGPGGPDQQWPTVSSATPEPEAGEVSPPVGAGVNSNSWTFKYGPGNPKQSGPEPKKQTQVSFLLRRKGEASQPRQ
- the LOC100398424 gene encoding protocadherin alpha-C2 isoform X2, with translation MEQAGTRPAATEHPRLRRPMPWLLLLPLLLLLLLAGPVASQLRYSVPEEQAPGALVGNVARALGLELRRLGPGCLRINHLGAPSPRYLELDLTSGALFVNERIDREALCEQRPRCLLSLEVLAHNPVAVSAVEVEILDINDNSPRFPRPNYQLQVSESVAPGARFHIESAQDPDVGANSVQTYELSPSEHFELDLKPLQENSKVLELVLRKGLDREQAALHHLVLTAVDGGIPARSGTAQISVRVLDTNDNSPAFDQSTYRVQLREDSPPGTLVVKLNASDPDEGSNGELRYSLSSYTSDRERQLFSIDASTGEVRVIGGLDYEEASSYQIYVQATDRGPVPMAGHCKVLVDIVDVNDNAPEVVLTDLYSPVPENATPNTIVAVLSVNDQDSGPNRKVSLGLEATLPFRLNGFGNSYTLVVSGPLDRERVAAYNITVTATDGGIPQLTSQRTLKVEISDINDNPPSFLEDSYSIYIQENNLPGVLLRTVQATDPDEKENAEVTYSLLEREIQGLPVTSYVSINSASGSLYAVNSFDYEKFREFFVTVEAQDKGSPPLSSTVTANVYVVDMNDHAPHILYPTSTNSSAAFELVPRTAPAGYLVTKVIAMDSDSGQNAWLFYHLAQTSDLDLFKVELHTGEIRTTRKIGDESGTTFNLTVVVRDNGEPSLSASVAITVAVVDRVSKILPDTQRHVKSPRTYSEITLYLIIALSTVSFIFLLTIIILSIIKCYHYTAYGTACCGGFCGVRERSPAELYKQANNNIDARIPHGLKVQPHFIEVRGNGSLTKTYCYKACLTAGSGSDTFMFYNTGAQTGPGPSGAQASVTDSRNLTGQSGQSAGNLIILKNEAVPQNEPRQPNPDWRYSASLRAGMHSSVHLEEAGILRAGPGGPDQQWPTVSSATPEPEAGEVSPPVGAGVNSNSWTFKYGPGNPKQSGPGELPDKFIIPGSPAIISIRQEPTNSQIDKSDFITFGKKEETKKKKKKKKGNKTQEKKEKGNSTTDNSDQ